Below is a window of Lytechinus variegatus isolate NC3 chromosome 4, Lvar_3.0, whole genome shotgun sequence DNA.
gaaatgaattaattactTTGCCAATCccttatttatcatcattattgtttgtCTAAAAGCAGTTCTAACTTTTGAGATTAATCTGTCTTCATTACGATGGATATTTCTGAGAAAACAGTGAGACAGTGAGAAAGAAGGAACGTTGAGATATTATCAATGTTATGATGTGTCAACGAAGAAAGGGTATTGATAAAGATATCAACACAGGCCAAATGGTGGTGTAGCATCATTCTATACGTGAATGTTAATTTATTCAGTGAGTACGGCAGTACAATTTTTTTCCGTTATTGTTATTAAGTTCTCACTATAGCCCGACGCGATTGGGTCGAAATACCATGCACAAGCACGATGTCGCACAGAGTGAACAGAGTTTGTTCACATACTGgactatgtaaaaaaaatatctaaagtTTTAAAATGcgaaaggcatggtcacaccgcccgagcgttgttggataAGTCGTGGAGaggtagggaaagagggccgaatttcgctcacaaaatttggggaaaatcgaaaacataaatcgaaaaaaaaacaacaatcgaaatcgaaaatgatgaacggtagcgagcggtgatgatttttttttctctccgctccacaaccgctccaacaacgctcgtgCGGTTTGACCACGCCTTAAAATCCAACATTGCGAGGATATTTTCACATTGTTGACatctcgacagtgtgactgttcacagcatgTTCACACGGTTGACTACCTATTTATGTTTCACACTGTTGAATGTAATTTCTATTTGTGTTCCAAACTGTGGGACACTGTGCTcttaccagtaaaaaaaaacggtcTCTTCGTATTTCCTACAAATCGTATGGAAGAGAGACAGtttaaatgacctttcactGAAGTCTGTTGCTGTCCTTCTTTACTTCACTCGTCTTATTTCCCAAATCcaaactaaaaaataataaattgaactgataaAGGAGGAAACGAAACATATTATAGTATAATAGGATCATATGGAACTTATCGTGCCTTTTTCAAATCCCACACATAAAATACACACAAACAGTCACGCCCTCTTTCAACCTCGCATTTCAGACGTTTTATGTATACAcaatgcttgtcaaatttctgcaTTTATTTCACAATCCTTCCTACATTGTATGTTTTCTTGTAAATTACTaacaatataaaataatcataatcatgcaGTAATAGGGCCGACTATCTCCTTAATAATATGAGGTACTATAGGCATCAGGGGCAGTGGAACCGGGGGAGCGTTTTATGAAagaacttgtcggacgttttatccgacaagtcctttttttatccgacagttactctagtaacagtgcttctcaaccaatcagaatccaggaaagttgtcagatgtgacaacttgtcggacgaagatattgatgaaacgcccccccccctccggtgagcaaggggggggggactgccccctcccctaaaaaaacGAATCCTCGGAGCAGAAATATTtgctttttcaaaatggaaagtgccgtttttcaaaatgaaatgcgcccgttttgaaaatgaaatgcctTTTTTGAAGTAAAATAAAGTATGTTTTAGGTAAAACAATGatgaaatattgctaaacttaaaaatttaataacttGGTTACTTGTCATCCAATTCTGATAAAATCTTCAGCATTTTACTCTGTAAATGTTACTCTATTACTTTAGAAATACATatcagtacccccccccctttaactGATAGGAACGGAATCCTATATAATGAATGATGTTTAGAAACAGCTAAGGGAGAAGTTGATTTTATTACCGAACTAAGGCTACGGTTACAACCCCCAAAATGAGCCTGCTCGGCGACCTGGCGGCGAGTTTTTAGCCAAGTTTGCCCGGGCACCACTGGTAATTAGGAGCATAGCTCAGTCGCTGCTTAAGAGTGAAACTTCTGGCGGCGCCGGGCTGCTAGTGAATATAGGCGCCGCTTACGAGTTATAGCGGACTGAAACTTCTGGCGGCGCCTGCTCACTATTCACTGGCAGCTTGGGCACCGTCGCGACGCGTCGCGACATAATCGAGCGGTCGCCAGTGAACgatttaggtaaaaaaaatgagctcGTTGGATCAAAGGCTATCGAGTGGTCACTGGCCGCTCAGAAATCGGTCGATGATCTCGTGGTGAATTCAAGATTGACAGGAACCAAAATGTATTCCCAGGAAGGTCCCGCTCAAATTCCAGCGGCGCCATAGCAGGCTACTCTGAGTTGCGACTGATGCCTAACGCGACGTACATTAACACCCTAATTAAAGTCAATACTTAAGGTTCTACAGGGATATTGAAGGATTAGGGGTTAGGTAGACTTGCCCCTCCgaaaatttaacaaatactTTTTCCCCAACAGAGtattgaaaatatgtttgcatCAGATACGATAAAACACATTAAGAGTAGAAGCCTTCATCTCTTCAAACAAACATGTACTTTTCAATTTCACATAATGCTGACACCTTTGATACATTCGCCTTTTTGCACTGAACAGTCTAGTCCAAAGTCTTAAAAAGCGAAGTCGAGGGTGGTGTTCTTGATATTTAACGACCTGTTAACTAGAACGATCAGTTTTACTGAAATTAACTCGCAAATTACGGAGTGAACAGGTTTTGAGCAAGATTCGTTCAGAAATGACATCAAAGTATGGAAAATACACTTATTTGAGTCTACAACGCAGGCGTcgttaaaattattatttaactttgttctgatttaaaaaaaaatgtaattttggtTCTTGAAAATTGGCTAAGTATCATACCTAGAGGAACGATTTAAAAACTTAAAGAGATGTAatccaaaatttaaaataattggGGGTTGGTTTCAATGACATGTGTATACAGCGAGTCTGTGCGCCGCAACACATAAACTCTAGATGAACGAAATGTGTAAATGGTACACAGAATGTTCGTGCAGTTTAGTGTGTGCATACTTAGGAGAtgcataggggaaggcggggtaagttgtgacactttttgcattttgcatgttagaatcgatatgactagtaatattgtagaaataagtaccttgcctttaaatttgattcttgggaaatgtttttcacctacatataactttctacccccacactgaaagtcatcgtgacctttgaaaaaccgatgtcaaatggctcaacttgccccatatatggggtaagttgtgccaccgtctggggtaagttgagccacaaaaactacgtacaaaatgtatgggggagaaccagcatgtcaatttttttttaaagtcttttcacttgctaattctctataaatactaacgtcctttaaaaggaaaagagcagtcatgtaaatttgctcctttcagcctgcatttcaatcgatttttatggtttgtttgttttttaagatacattaccataagaattaccatggctcaacttgccccatgctgtttggctcaacttaccccagtccgaacttagtgcgataattttgtatccacacatttattatgcatccatcatataaaagactataacaagaatgaagatccatacctggactaacaatgttgttatcatgtctttactatatttaaagacgtgtgtgtgtataaagcacttatctatttcacactcttttttacttttttggctgaaattcatacttttccctctaaaaaactactttttgtttcaaagtcgaaaacaatgtggtggggttaagtgctatgtaatgggtcatcaatacatgacaccaccacaatgtctgactcattcactattggcctggggctggtggctcaacttaccccgccttcccctacataagAAGGCAGTCAACACGGCCAACAGACATTTTGATGGGGGAAAATGGTCATATTAACTTAACCCGTCTAGCAGACGGGTTCTCAAAATCAGGCTAATAAATTGCAGTTTGTATCTAATTAAGAGTTTTTCATCCAGTTTGTGGTCTGTTTCAGAGGACAACGACAGGCACACGTTTCATCTCAGTTTGGGAATTTTTCAGCTTCTCACAAAGTGAAACGATCCCTTTACGCCGGTGACACAACATTGCTCCTGTGGCGATTCCTCCCGGCGTTATTTTGTCTGAGATGTAGCGTTGCATTGCAATAGTAAGTGTAGAGTAGGATATAGTGTTGCCTCCAGGGTTGAATTTAGCAATGCGATTAATGTGTGGAATTTATATttagcggagcaattgtcgacGGAGCAAATATCATGAACCATATCAAGTCATTTTaggaaaaaagatgaaaatgaaaatccgtATTTTATTGtccgaaatagacatgaaatttaatactccgaaaatttgctttgcccaatcgATCGTGGGACCGGCAGCCGCtgtcaggggcgtcgatccattatTCAGATTGGGGCGGggacaaaatcatgaatcaacgttcgaAAGttgctcgatcacacaaaacaaactctctctcacacacacacatagggCTACTCCCATTCTCatcagtcacacacacacacaaacatatgtacatatatatatatatatatatatgtgaggGTGGGTGTGGGTGGGTGGGTAAGCTTGTTTTGTGCGATCGAGCGCTTTTgaaacgttgattcatgattttgcccccccccatctgaaaaatggatcgacgcccctgtctCCATGACAAAtagcaaccaagaagtctttgtcgaaaattggtgtaTCAAAGCAGCAGTTTCTTTCTGGACCCTGGGTAGCTCCAGAACTTAGGACGAAACTACTGttccaggggccgcggaacggttttcaaagtggagggggggggagggctgaccttgcaaaaaatcacaatcatacggTAATtattacgtttttgtacacggttttggaaccgtgtacacccccccccccccgtttccgcGGCCCTTGTGTTCCGGTTTGGTAAACTAtcacaaagacctcccagcggTACCATAACCCTTGATTGCAATACGCTTACTTTATTCTCGAATTCGTTCTGCGGCAAGGAAAGAAAACTCCCTATTAAGACTCCATGAGCAGAATTGCATGTGATATATCTTAGAAATACATCCATGGAATTAACACACTGGGCGACTTCAAGTCCAGTGTTGAACTTTTGATGTCGGTGCAAGGTTCATTTTTACACGAGTATAACACCaagcataaaatgaagataGTCCTGAAAAGTCGCTCACTGGTTGTTGAGATGtgaataatgtgatctggatcagttttaaaACTCAGAATAGGTTTGGAGCTAGACATGCTAGAGGAAGCAATCCAATTTGCGTTTCTAACACTGAAACCATCACCAACACccgacttgaaatcacccaatgttaGGCCATTTTAAATCAGTTCTTTACCAATTAATAGCTTGTTCCTTATGACTTTCAAAcgtcacaaaatatttttgaaagatgCGGAATATTCTATAATATAACCTCGCGAATGATTTAGGAAACTTAGATCAATCTGGTATTAGTAAGAAATTACATAAAGAAATCTATGCTTAGAACTTGCACAgaaatgatatgatgatgtaaACACAGTATGCGACCGTAATTAAAAACAACGAATAGAACATTAGTTTATCTATGACGATTGCAGTTTCGCGCCAAATTTCTGCAATCATTTCCGGGTCACAATGCATGTGATTTGGACAGGTGTCACGGATATTGGCGTTCACGTTGTTTGCATGGAGCAGCGGATTGACTGTCCTATACTGAGGGTCGTCTTCTCGAATTTCTATTCTTGATGTGCCTGGCGAGTGGTGATCTATACAGGTCTGCGGAGTTTCCTCGGATGTAATGTGGCTTCGTTGAGTTCTTCGGCGTCTTCTAAAGAATACGGTAAAGacaatagaacatttttttatgctAGATGTATTTCAGGGTCTTGTTCAGAAATTACCTTTGTACTTTACGGACTAAAAATAAGGCAGGGCCGGATCTAGCGTAGGTCTGTACTACAATGACGAAATTAAGTGATTGTAATGGCAAAACCACATTAGGCTTGATACACGCAGGAACTTTTGCCgactaggcctacatgaaaggCGGTCGTACGCAAGGTTGTTTACAAGCTAGGACTGGTATTCTATATACTGTATATCCATACGTACTAATTCACGAAGTATACCTTAAGTATCAGAATGTTGTGTCTTTTGATGAAAGAGTAACAAAAAATGATTCATTTCGATCAAGACGTCATGTTCCAAAGACAAGGGACAATAGAATCACACATTTTCTAACGGTGAGATTGATATAACTTATCACGGTTATTCTGATAATCGTTTTGTGTCTGTGTCCCTAAATAtgttgttcagggaggaattcatctttgtttctatcgacaatgaggagaaaattagaagctgtcatactttatataataagatacaaaagaaagtgagtggatgacgtcatccttctcttcatttgcataccgaccaggatatgcatacgttttgtgaaattaagcgaaacaaaataaagaagcttattttacactcaattttgatgaaattttcagtgttttgctagCTGAACttctctctatttattcatatcaactttatatcgggtggacttgtcctttaagatcttgatattgaaaaaaagatattagGCTCATGCTTTGCCCTCGTATGAGGTCGATATATTTAAGGAGATGCCTATCATCTAGTGAGTTTCTGAAACGGTATCttgatgtatttattttctcaggtctgaatatcaataattctcagcccgcgcttcacgctcgcaataATAGTTTAGTTAGTTACATGTATACGCATATATATGACTACACACAACAAATAGAATGTTGCATCTTAACGTCTTACTATTGACGAATATTTACACTCGCATcgattatgttttattttgactgGTCATGTTCTTACTAAGAGTAGTAAATACATTTACACTTTGAAAGGGTTGCGGTGTTAGTACTTGCCCCTGGCACCGTTAGTCCTAGATACGCCATTGCTTGAGCATCAATTCTGCAATCTTGTGGGTGCAGCCACATTTCTTTGTGTGTACATGTGGATACTTACTCATGATTTGCCTGTTGTGTTTTCAAGATCTCCTTGGTTCTCTTTCCATTGTAGAGGGAAAGAACGGGTCCATATAGCATCAATCTTCTAAGGAAATGTGGAAGCTCGGTCTGTCCACCCATGTGGTAGATACGCAGAACCGCGATGGCGCAAAAGACCTCAACTCCACACATAGCTATCATCGAGATGAAGAAATCCACTGAAGATGGCAAAGAAAAGGAGAGGCCGTCATGATTATGCGTTTTAAAGTGAGGGGCGTAATGTATTTTAGTCGaagttttatcatttaaaaaccAATTTTCAGACGAATCACAATATTCACAAAGGTTTAGATGCTctgaaaaacaaaggaaatcaGGGAAAAAATAAACGAGGCAGAATATAGGCAAAGCCTTGTATAGATGCACATGGGCAAGAACCTCGAAATAGAACTGCTATTCCGAGAAGCCAACCAAGACATATTCTTATCACAACGTAGAGGAGGGCGAGGGAGTGGGTGGGGTCTGACCTATTTACATTTaagaacagttttttttatgatacaGCCCTGGGCTAATTGTATCCACGTAAATTAATGTATTCTTCCGTTACCAAGAATTGACGTAGTTTCCCCGCTCGGTGGCATCCTATCGGCTACGAGCTGCTGGAAGAGGATCAAAGCCAGTAGGTTACTGACAGCTAAGGTCACCTTCTCACCAGAGGCTGGATGAAGCCAACAGACAATGGTCATGAGCATTGTGAAGAGCAAGGCGGGCACCACCACCGTCTTAGTGTAGAACAGAGACATTCGTCGAATGGTAATCTGGTAAGTTAAGGCGCTCCAGGTACGATTATCACAACACAGTTCCTTGTCAAGGTTTTGGCCTACAGAGTGTTGCAAGACCCAGACATCGTTCTGATGGAAGAGGTCCATTGTGGTATCGGAATGCCGAGAAAGTCGAAAGTCAACCTGCGTCACGGAGAAGAATTTACGAAATTGACAAGATTATGGGGGTGAGGGGAGAGTGGCTGCTAAATCAGTTCTAGTCTTCTCAGGTGTCAATATAGTCCATAACAAGACTCCAGACAAGTATTATCAAGAGAAGATATGAACGTTTGGTTTATATAATTTACAAATACTTCTTTTTCGATTGCAGAAGCGTTTGTCTTGTCAGGAACTTATTGGTGGAGATCTCTGGTACcttaaacaataacaataaatgtGAGGGGACACATCGATAGACGTAGATTACGAAATGTATTATTGATAATGGAAAGTAAAAATGTAAGATGAAAAATGTTATAGAAAACTATGGttgataaatattaaaaattttagATTTATAATTTCACAGGAAATTATACCTTCTTCTGAGTGGCTTGTTGATAAGATTGGCTTCGAGAGTTATTAGGGAGTTTGGGCCTCCACTACACACGTCGaattaaaaaatagagaaagaatatttttacgTGCCCTTCATGACTATGAACAACCAAGATGTCCCTTTTtcaaaattggtgaatcaaatcaGCAGTTTCGTCCCGGACTcattgcaatttttcgtcagcttcgaactttatcaatttttatcaatttatcaATTTTCGATAAAGACCTCCCAGCGGTTCATAATCATTTCACAtgcatttttaatatatttacgGTGTTTTCGAATTTAGACGAACAATAATAGGACTTTAAAGCCACATTACATACCATCTGTTTCATGTACGACCAGGGACCGAACGTGACGTTACACCTTTGAACATCGTAAGGGAAGTATGTAATGTCTACTTTACACAGTGACGTCACAGTTGCAGGAAAGTACCAATCCATCTCGCCATTAGGAGACACCATAATGAATGTTTCTTGAAAGTTGATGAATTCCTTCTGAGCGCTGAATGATGGAAATATATTGAACGATATGGGAATCAATTTAACTCTCATTGTCTTCTACATGATTGTTAGACAGTTCATTTCCATGATTGTGGCTGGCTGTGTTAGGTTGTGACCTTCACCTGATATTCCCACCTTATAGGTGAGTATGCAATACTTTATCCGCTTtatcttgttgttgttgtttttttttgaaaaattacgaTTGCATTTAGGTTACTTATGTC
It encodes the following:
- the LOC121412699 gene encoding acetylcholine receptor subunit beta-type acr-3-like is translated as MSLFYTKTVVVPALLFTMLMTIVCWLHPASGEKVTLAVSNLLALILFQQLVADRMPPSGETTSILVDFFISMIAMCGVEVFCAIAVLRIYHMGGQTELPHFLRRLMLYGPVLSLYNGKRTKEILKTQQANHE